The Pelobates fuscus isolate aPelFus1 chromosome 2, aPelFus1.pri, whole genome shotgun sequence genome has a segment encoding these proteins:
- the CRNKL1 gene encoding crooked neck-like protein 1, translated as MASTAAGKQRIPKVAKVKNKAPAEVQITAEQLLREAKERELELLPPPPKQKITDEEELNDYKLRKRKTFEDNIRKNRTVISNWIKYAQWEESLKEVQRARSIYERALDVDYRNVTLWLKYAEMEMKNRQVNHARNIWDRAITTLPRVNQFWYKYTYMEELLGNLAGTRQVFERWMEWQPEEQAWHSFINFELRYKEVDRARSIYERFVFVHPDVKNWIKYARFEEKHGYIAHARKVYERAVEFYGEDHMDENLYVAFAKFEENQKESERVRVIYKYALDRISKQQAQELFKNYTIFEKKYGDRRGIEDIIVNKRRFQYEEEVKANPHNYDAWFDYLRLVESDADPDTVREVYERAIANVPPTKEKRHWKRYIYLWINYGLYEELETKDPERTRQVYQACLDLIPHKKFTFAKIWLMYSQFEIRQKNLHLARSALGTSIGKCPKIKLFKGYIELELQLREFDRCRKLYEKFLEFAPENCTTWIKFAELETILGDVERARAVYELAIGQPRLDMPEVLWKSYIDFEIEQEEYDKTRTLYRRLLQRTQHVKVWISFAQFELTTGSDDVIENCRLIYEEANKSLRNCEEKEERLMLLESWRHYEEDCGTDATRDRVAKLMPEKVKKRRKLQAEDGSDAGWEEYYDYIFPEDAANQPNLKLLAMAKLWKKHQKTENSSEEQDSDKDIDEGSS; from the exons ATGGCGTCCACGGCAGCGGGCAAGCAGCGGATCCCCAAAGTGGCCAAG gTGAAAAATAAAGCCCCTGCAGAGGTTCAGATAACAGCTGAGCAGCTTTTGAGAGAAGCCAAGGAGCGAGAACTTGAGCTTCTACCACCTCCTCCTAAACAGAAGATCACAGATGAGGAAGAACTTAATGATTACAAATTGAGGAAAAGAAAG aCTTTCGAGGACAATATAAGAAAAAACAGAACTGTTATTAGCAACTGGATAAAGTATGCACAATGGGAAGAAAGTCTAAAGGAAGTTCAaag GGCCCGATCTATTTACGAGCGTGCACTAGATGTGGACTACAGAAATGTGACACTATGGCTGAAGTACGCAGAGATGGAGATGAAGAACCGCCAGGTTAACCATGCACGTAACATTTGGGATCGTGCTATCACAACCCTTCCAAGGGTCAATCAGTTCTG GTACAAATACACCTACATGGAGGAGTTGCTGGGGAACTTGGCAGGCACAAGGCAGGTGTTCGAacgctggatggaatggcagCCGGAAGAGCAAGCCTGGCATTCATTCATCAACTTCGAACTCCGTTACAAAGAGGTGGACAGAGCACGGTCTATTTACGAAAGAT TTGTTTTCGTCCATCCCGATGTTAAGAACTGGATTAAGTATGCTCGCTTTGAAGAGAAGCATGGTTACATTGCCCACGCACGCAAAGTCTATGAGAGAGCTGTAGAGTTCTATGGAGAAGATCATATGGATGAAAATCTCTATGTTGCATTTGCCAAATTTGAAGAGAATCAAAAAGAG TCTGAACGAGTACGTGTCATCTACAAGTACGCTTTGGACAGGATATCGAAGCAGCAAGCCCAGGAATTATTTAAAAACTACACCATTTTTGAGAAGAAGTATGGTGACCGGAGAGGCATTGAAGATATTATTGTAAACAAGAGGAGATTCCAGTATGAAGAAGAAGTGAAG GCCAATCCCCACAACTACGATGCCTGGTTTGATTACTTGCGGTTGGTGGAAAGTGATGCAGATCCAGATACAGTCCGGGAAGTCTATGAACGTGCGATTGCGAATGTCCCTCCTACTAAAGAGAAGAGACACTGGAAAAGATATATTTATCTGTGGATCAACTACGGCTTGTATGAAGAGCTAGAGACAAAG GATCCAGAGAGAACCAGACAAGTGTACCAAGCCTGCCTAGATTTAATACCTCATAAAAAG tttacattTGCGAAAATCTGGCTGATGTATTCGCAGTTTGAAATCCGGCAAAAAAATCTCCATTTGGCCCGGAGTGCTCTG GGCACATCTATTGGTAAATGTCCAAAGATCAAGCTGTTTAAGGGTTACATAGAATTGGAGCTGCAACTGCGAGAATTTGATCGTTGCCGAAAACTTTATGAAAAATTCCTGGAATTTGCACCAGAGAACTGCACAACGTGGATTAAGTTTGCGGAGTTGGAGACTATATTGGGGGATGTTGAGCGGGCTCGTGCAGTGTACGAACTGGCTATTGGACAGCCACGACTAGACATGCCGGAA GTTCTTTGGAAATCCTATATTGACTTTGAAATTGAACAAGAAGAATATGATAAAACTAGAACTCTTTACAGGAGGCTCCTACAGAGAACACAGCATGTTAAG gtctggatcagttttgcacagtTTGAGTTGACTACTGGCAGTGATGATGTGATAGAAAACTGTAGACTGATATATGAAGAAGCAAATAAGTCTCTTCGGAACTGTGAGGAGAAGGAGGAAAGGCTGATGTTGCTTGAGTCATGGAGGCATTATGAAGAAGATTGTGGGACCGATGCCACCAGAGACAGGGTAGCTAAACTTATGCCAGAGAAAgtcaagaaaagaagaaagcttCAAGCAGAGGATGGG TCCGATGCTGGTTGGGAGGAATACTATGATTACATCTTTCCTGAGGATGCTGCCAATCAGCCAAATCTTAAACTGCTTGCTATGGCCAAACTCTGGAAGAAACATCAAAAAACTGAGAACAGCTCGGAGGAGCAGGATTCTGACAAAGATATTGATGAGGGTTCTTCCTGA